The following is a genomic window from Leptolyngbya sp. 'hensonii'.
CAGGGGGCAAAAAAAGCGGGAGGGGCAGAGCCTGGGTATGAGGGAGGGGCAGGAAGCGATCGTCACTTCCACTTCAGCGATCGTTAGGAATGGAGAAGCTGTCGTCACTTCCACTTCAGCGATCGTCACTTCCACTCCAGCAGTCGTCACTTCCGCTGAAGCGATCGTTAGGAATGGAGAAGCAGTCGTTACTTCCGCTGAAGCTGTCGTCGCTTCCACTCAAACTGTCGTTACTTCCACACCTATTTCAGACCATCCGACCTGTGCGAACCTATGGCAACTAGAATTTACCTGATCAAGACAACGCATCTGGATCTTCTCCCAACTCTCGGAGACGGGCAGCCAGGCGATCGGCCCGTTCTGCATCCGTGGGAATCCAGATGTTGCGATCGTCATACCAACGTAACCACAGACGTTCAATGCCTTCAAAGGCTCCACTCCACAGCCCAATTCCAAGCTTTAGCTCAGGAATCCAGATACGCGGTTGCTGAGAGTCAAGCACCTGCTCTTGATAGCGTCCGCCGACTAACTTGAAAAACCGGATCTGGTTGGTGTAGCGGCTGAAAACAATGTAGTAAGGGACACGCAGGATTTGTTCATAGACTTCCCACTTACGGGGAGGTTTATCCTGGATCGTTTCCCCATTCCCAACTTCCGGCTGCAAATTTAGCGTAGCAGCCACGATCGAGGGGTTTACCTCTGGCAATTTGGCATGATCACCCAAATCCTCTTTTTCAGTGCCAGGAGAAAGTAGTTCTACTGCGACGAAAGGAGCAACCCCTTCCTGCCAGAGCACATAGCTTGAGCGCAAATCAGTTCCTTGGTAGAGGCGTTGCACTCCAAGCACGAGAAACCAATCGGGACGTTTAAACCACTGAGGATGGTGAACATCGTAATACAGGTTCAAATCCGTTCCTGTAAAGATCTGAGATTTAGCGTAATGGTGGAGGCGTAGGGTAGCACTGAGGAGTTGGGGCTGAAGGTCATGAAACTCGTCTGGCAAGCCGGAATCCTCAGGTGTCTCGCTGGGCAAATCGTACATGGTGGGCAGCGTTTGGCAAGGTGCCAGCGGTAGCCCAGGCTGGGGTAGGGAAGGATGTCGCTGGCTCATCATCGATCGGGTTCAGCCACAATCTTTTGACACCATAATATCAAGCGAGAAGATTACGAGGTAAAGTTTGCAACCACTGGTGCAAGTCGTCCAGGTGGTTGAAGTCAAGCAATGCCTCTCCCAAATCCTCCAGTTGAATTAGGGATAGAGCCCGCACCTGGGCTTGAACCTCATCCGGGATAGTGCTCTGGATGCGACGGCTCAGTTGCCGCAAGATCAGGGTCAACGCTTCTTCTTGCCTGCCTTCTTGCCTGCCTTCTTGCCTGCCTTCCTGCCTGCCTTCCTGCAAAATATCCTGATAGATGACGGATTCGCGCATGGTCCTCTCCCGAAACAGTTGACGAATTACCTTTTTCTTAAACCGTAAGCCTGCCAACAATTGAACGTAAGCGGAGACTTCCCGCTGTTGCTGACTTGATTCTATCCTGTCCACCTGTTGGGCGATTTCTGCCAACAGTTGTTCTGGATTGGAAGCAGCAGCCAGAGGAGCCAGGGGTAGCAATGCCGGGTCCTGCAAGAAAAAGGCCGGGTCTTGTTCCCACATAGGAATGATGCGATATTCATGGCGAGTTGAAGCCGCCACAAATGCAGTTTCGATCGGGGTGCCCTCTGCTGGAGGCGTCAGCAGCACCACTGCCTGAGTCACGGGCAGCCGATAGAGACGGTGCAGCCGGATGAAGTAATCCAGCATCCTAAGGATCGTGGATTTAATAACTCCGAAATTTTCAGCCCTCACCCCCAACCCCCAACCCCTCCCCCTCTCCCATCGGGAGAGGGGGAGGGGGGGTGAGGGCAATCAGGAGTTTATCGGTGTTATTTAATTCTCATTCCTAAGGGGTAAAGGCGGATCTGACTCCAGCTTGACCTGAAACTCCAAGTGCAGGATCTGCTCTTGCAAACCCAAGAAAATGACTGAATCAGCCCGAATCGGCTCAATGCTCAACTCTGTTTTGAGCACTTCGACAGCAGGGGGTAGATAGCCCAAAATCCAGGCCGCAAAGCGATCGGGATACTTCTCTGAAAGCAGCTTGCAGACGTTATCGAAGGACATTTAAGGGACGTAGATGTTTGGCTGGCTGACGCGATGAGATTCCGTTCAGAAGGTGGGAATTAACTGGCGCAGGGTCTGGGCCAGCCGTTCCGCACTATCCGGCACTGCCAGGGAACGGGCCTGAGCCGACATTTCCTGCAGCCGTTCCGGTGCTTGCAACAGGTGCGTTACCTTTGCCTCCAGTGTGTCAGGCGTCAGTTCTGATTGCCGGAAAACCAGGGCCGCCCCAGCCTCGGCAAAGGCAGCCGCATTGTACGCCTGGTGATCTTCTGCAGCAAAAGGGAAGGGAATTAGAATGGCGGGCAGACCCGCGATCGCCAGTTCCGTCAGGGTACCGGCTCCAGCTCGACTGATGGCCAGATTGGCCCGATGAAACAGACCGGCCATATTGTCATAGAAGGGCAGGGAAATATAGTGAGGATGATCCAGGCTCTGGGCCTCTGGATCATTGTCTCCCGTGAGATGCACCATCCAGGCCCCGGCAGTTAGCCAGGTCGGGGCACATTGGCGCACCAGACGATTCACAGCCACGGCTCCCTGACTGCCCCCCACAACCACAATCAGCGGCACCTCAGCCGGAATGGGCAGATCGATCGGTGGCGGTGTCTCCACCCGGAATTGTGCCCGCACGGGGGTTCCAACACAAATTGTTCGAGCCTTAGGTAAGAACCGAGCTGCGGCCTCAAACCCGATCGCCACCGTACTGCACCAGGGACTGAGCCAGCGGGTGACCTTACCGGGAATAGCATTCGATTCGTGCAGGAGGGTGGGCAAACCCAGGGAGCGGGCCGCAATGATGGCTGGCGCAGCGATATAGCCACCTGTGGTAAAAACCGCCTGAAACTGGTCGCGCTGCAGCAGTTGGCGCACCTGCCAGATGGCCCGCAGGAACTTGAACATCACTCTTAGCGTGGCCAACCCCCGCTTCTGGAACCCCTCAACCGGCACAATCCGCAGGGGATACTGGTCAGGCACCAGGCGAGTTTCCATCCGATCGGGCACCCCCAGCCATTCGATCTGATAGTCCGGCAGTTGCTCAGCCACTGCGATCGCAGGGAAAACATGGCCTCCCGTCCCACTGGCAGCAATCAGAAGTTTTGGCATGGGTCATTCGTGATTCGTCATTCGCTATTATCGGCCTGAAGGGTGTCAGCCGGGGCTAATTCTTCGTTAAAGGAGATCAAAAGTGGGCGGATGGGCATCCTCCAATCGTGAATGACTCATTAGTCATTCCCTGATCCATCCAAACCGACCCCGGTGCTACGCGCCACCCCTCCCCAGGGGGGATCAGCCCCTTGGGCCAATCTGCGACAGGGACAGGGCTCCATCACACGGGCCTTGAGCCTCGATCTAGATTACTGGACCAAGCTCTTTGCCTTCCCAGAATGAATAACCCGTGCTCTCGGAAGGGGATCCACCCAATGACTAATGACCAATGACCAATAACTAATGGTTTAGTCTAGAATCGTGGTCTACATCATCCCTCTCCCCAGATACCTGCTTACTGACTATGCAAATCCAGTATTTTTCTGCTGCTTCCCAAGTCAACTGGGCTCGTTCTCTCTTCCTCACCCTGGCCCTGACGGCTGGAGGATTTGGCTGGCAGGCTGATCGAGCCCGTGCAGCATCTCCAGACACAGCACCGGTTCCGATTAAAGCGGCCCTAACCCAGATCGATGCGGCAGCTAATAACCGGGATCTGCAAACGGTTTTGCAGTTTTACAGCGAGAACTTTACCAATACGGATGGGCTAACCCGGCAGAGTCTGGCGGATGCCCTGACAGCTCTGTGGAAGCGATATCCCAAACTGACCTACCGGACTGAGATCAAGTCTTGGAAAGCTGATGGCAATGGTTTCATGGTGGAGACAGTAACCACCATTACCGGTATCCAGCGGGCAGATGGGAAAGAAATGGCTCTGACCGCAACCCTGCGGGCACAACAGCGGGTGGAGGGCAATAAGATTGTGCGCCAGGAGATTCTGGCAGAACGCAGTCAACTGACTTCGGGAGCCAAACCCCCCACGGTTCAGATTATTCTGCCGGAACAGGTGACGGTGGGGCAGGCTTACAACTTTGATGCGATCGTGAAGGAACCCCTGGGAGATGGGGTTTTGCTGGGAACCGCGATCGAGGAACCCGTTCGGGCTTCCAATTACCTGGTAACCTCCCCTGCGGAATTGGAGATCCTCTCAGCAGGTGGGATCTACAAAAC
Proteins encoded in this region:
- a CDS encoding Uma2 family endonuclease produces the protein MMSQRHPSLPQPGLPLAPCQTLPTMYDLPSETPEDSGLPDEFHDLQPQLLSATLRLHHYAKSQIFTGTDLNLYYDVHHPQWFKRPDWFLVLGVQRLYQGTDLRSSYVLWQEGVAPFVAVELLSPGTEKEDLGDHAKLPEVNPSIVAATLNLQPEVGNGETIQDKPPRKWEVYEQILRVPYYIVFSRYTNQIRFFKLVGGRYQEQVLDSQQPRIWIPELKLGIGLWSGAFEGIERLWLRWYDDRNIWIPTDAERADRLAARLRELGEDPDALS
- a CDS encoding DUF4351 domain-containing protein, whose amino-acid sequence is MLDYFIRLHRLYRLPVTQAVVLLTPPAEGTPIETAFVAASTRHEYRIIPMWEQDPAFFLQDPALLPLAPLAAASNPEQLLAEIAQQVDRIESSQQQREVSAYVQLLAGLRFKKKVIRQLFRERTMRESVIYQDILQEGRQEGRQEGRQEGRQEEALTLILRQLSRRIQSTIPDEVQAQVRALSLIQLEDLGEALLDFNHLDDLHQWLQTLPRNLLA
- the murG gene encoding undecaprenyldiphospho-muramoylpentapeptide beta-N-acetylglucosaminyltransferase — protein: MPKLLIAASGTGGHVFPAIAVAEQLPDYQIEWLGVPDRMETRLVPDQYPLRIVPVEGFQKRGLATLRVMFKFLRAIWQVRQLLQRDQFQAVFTTGGYIAAPAIIAARSLGLPTLLHESNAIPGKVTRWLSPWCSTVAIGFEAAARFLPKARTICVGTPVRAQFRVETPPPIDLPIPAEVPLIVVVGGSQGAVAVNRLVRQCAPTWLTAGAWMVHLTGDNDPEAQSLDHPHYISLPFYDNMAGLFHRANLAISRAGAGTLTELAIAGLPAILIPFPFAAEDHQAYNAAAFAEAGAALVFRQSELTPDTLEAKVTHLLQAPERLQEMSAQARSLAVPDSAERLAQTLRQLIPTF
- a CDS encoding nuclear transport factor 2 family protein, whose amino-acid sequence is MQIQYFSAASQVNWARSLFLTLALTAGGFGWQADRARAASPDTAPVPIKAALTQIDAAANNRDLQTVLQFYSENFTNTDGLTRQSLADALTALWKRYPKLTYRTEIKSWKADGNGFMVETVTTITGIQRADGKEMALTATLRAQQRVEGNKIVRQEILAERSQLTSGAKPPTVQIILPEQVTVGQAYNFDAIVKEPLGDGVLLGTAIEEPVRASNYLVTSPAELEILSAGGIYKTGRAPNTPESRWISAVLVREDGMVIITQRLRVVPK